The Ziziphus jujuba cultivar Dongzao chromosome 3, ASM3175591v1 region AGCATGCCCAAAAATATAGGCAATAACATATCATGCATATAACACAAAACATGCAGGGTATATTGTGTATAAGAGTAGCATAATTCTTTTAATAAACCATATAAGAAATAACATAAAGACTTGCCAACAAGAAACAATAATTACTAGCTTTTATGACAGTCAAGTGAACAAGAAACTGAATTATTGAACAATTTCATTACTTGAAACTAGttccaattttaattttggcTGGGTGAGGGAAGAAAATAAAGCTTGTTATATAACTGCTTTTGGAAATTTGAAGAAGTGATAAGAAAGAGGAGATATCAAGGTGAAGATGGAAGAGAGTGGTTTCAAAAGTACAAAACCATTtgatattgttttcaaaatcagccaacttttaaaagcacttactaaaatattttttttttggggaaaaaaaaaaaaccagagaCAAAAATGGTATTGAATAAAGCATATATACAAATTTGaagtaaaactaaataaactggAATATTAATAGTCTCTTAAACATGAATTAAGTCCATTAACATCGCAGGAAAACAATtatttgcaaaataaagagaTCAACAAAAATAGTAAACGCATTCAATAGAATTCAAAGCAATCAAATGGGTTCTAGATAGCATGAAATTGCATAAGTAGGGCCCGAACACAACAATCAGAGAAATGATTACAATCTATCACCATATAGAATCAATTGATTCAGTGATGAACAGGTTCCCACATGCAAAACGTCAAGAAGtgcattcaaaaaattaaatcgaAGCATATGCTAATGAACCTGAATGGCCAATATTAACTTCTGGTGCTGTGACAACCACATCTACCACCTCAACATTTCTCCTTGAATTGCTCTTTGCCTGACAATACAAATATTGGTCAATAAGCATGTaactacaaaaataaagaatcacAAGAGGAAAAGAGGTACATACCTCAGCAAATCTCCTTGGAGAGATTATAGTAACTTCATCATCAACACCACCAAAATCCTTTGAAGTTTGCGGTTGAAATTGTCTCCAAACTTCAGGAGTGGGTATAACATCTCTAGCCATGTTAAGAAGAGGAGGATGGTTGAGGTCCAAGTCTATTATCACGTTAccattttgagaattttgaaattcatcTTCTACACGCTGGCTTGATTCCCATGAGAACGCAATGTTATCGATGTTCAACATCCCTATATAAGAATATGATGTACGTACTAAGTCAAACCATATACTATGTTCGAAAGAAACCCAGATTTGGCTATAGTATCAAAATTCATCTAAAATACAGGTAAAcatgagataaaaaaattaaaataaaaatttaaaaaatggaaagtaaTAACAGATAAGCATTAAATTGACATATTAAGAACCGATGGTGCAAATTTCTACCCTATTTGTGGTTGACGAGAACATAACAAAGCCATTTAGATGAACTTTTCCCCGGGTAGGAAAACAGAAactcaagttaaaaaaaaaaaaaaaaaaaaaaaaaggatatcagCAACACAATTTGTTCAACTGGAACATTTTATCTCAAAAGATTAGGCTTTTGAGCTTGAAAACTCACAAAGaaagctattaaaaaaaaaaaaccaacaacaacaacaacaacaaatatgaACATGATAATATCCAAAAACAACCCAAAAACATCTGAATCTGTTTCTGAAAACAGATTCAAAAACTAAGAACATGgttagaaaaaattttaaaaaaatttgaacccaCAGAAAAACCCAAACCCAGCATATCAAAGACCGAATCTttatcatcaaaatcaaaaagtcaaaccaaaaaggttcaaaagaaataaaaccaataacaccatcaaaaaaatttattaaaaaaaaaaagaagaagaagaagaaaaaaagcacCTGTTTGATGATTCATGGAGACAGACAGAGAAAGGAACCAAATCAAAGAAATCGATCGGCAGCAAcaaagaagaagacgaagaagaagaagggaaatgAATAAAGGAATAAAGAGAATTTCAAAGTttgtttaatgaaaataatattttaatagttgTAGAAGTTCGAAAGGCAAAAGGGTAAGGGAggtgtggtggtggtggtgggtatTTATAAAAGGCAAGCGGtgcttggaaaacaaaaaggctTTTAtgatatgatgatgatgatgatctgtGATGGTGGTGGTACCCTTTATGGTGCTCTGACCAAGACTGCTTTCAATTTCTTTACCCATTTTTCCTCTTCACTTTcccaattctctctctctctctctctctccctcttctTCCGCGTCACtgcgtctctctctctctctctctctttcttgtttttcaataaaaaaaaaaaacaccaaatgcTAAACTACAAACAGGGATTTTCTCAGTGCAGTTTCCTATTGGGCCGCCTTCATAGTGTCGATTTCTCACTGTCCATGTTAGCTTAAccctttcaatttcaatttttcttcttcttcttcttcttctctttcttaacaaaaaataaaaataattacgtaaatgtaaaataatataccctttatttatctattaagaTGTTGTTTAATAATGGTGTCGgctct contains the following coding sequences:
- the LOC107422308 gene encoding uncharacterized protein LOC107422308 isoform X1, producing the protein MNHQTGMLNIDNIAFSWESSQRVEDEFQNSQNGNVIIDLDLNHPPLLNMARDVIPTPEVWRQFQPQTSKDFGGVDDEVTIISPRRFAEAKSNSRRNVEVVDVVVTAPEVNIGHSDLSTSYHLNCNKRRKLKNKAVSNWENYMNSDNSCNIQTKNVNIHPKTTQSLPEPPSFNCPICMGPLSEETSTKCGHIFCKVCIEAAIKVQHKCPTCRRKLKVKDTIRIYLNTN
- the LOC107422308 gene encoding uncharacterized protein LOC107422308 isoform X2, with the translated sequence MNHQTGMLNIDNIAFSWESSQRVEDEFQNSQNGNVIIDLDLNHPPLLNMARDVIPTPEVWRQFQPQTSKDFGGVDDEVTIISPRRFAEAKSNSRRNVEVVDVVVTAPEVNIGHSDKECEHSSQNYTELA